A region from the Triticum urartu cultivar G1812 chromosome 1, Tu2.1, whole genome shotgun sequence genome encodes:
- the LOC125532547 gene encoding uncharacterized protein LOC125532547, which yields MPSYTEAPSESKEEEYVPDGEEEEAEEEGEEEEAEEEGEEEGEEGGGEVDPALWGDLPPGSSQGWLRGNAGLPTPPSIEEHKWLIEPVGTENWILRRKGRKPNGLITVLLKEFWPGLFCPRPDRDPQQRVLATSWAHYEACSNAEYGTTAKAVITKFWQLYRVLDEHKARADVVLLAAAKKKARQLQYEVRWVAVSQYYHYYLHQKMTKTQAQKLRLTLSKEQFMMVVPRWCYGRHDGWASLVDRWLGPG from the exons ATGCCCTCCTATACAGAGGCACCTTCTGAGTCTAAGGAGGAGGAGTATGTTCCTgatggcgaggaggaggaggccgaggaggagggtgaggaggaggaggccgaggaggagggtgaggaggagggcgaggagggtgGAGGGGAGGTTGATCCCGCGTTGTGGGGTGACTTGCCACCGGGTTCTTCGCAGGGGTGGCTGCGTGGTAATGCCGGACTACCTACACCACCTTCTATCGAGGAGCACAAGTGGCTCATTGAACCTGTGGGGACAGA AAACTGGATCCTTCGCAGAAAGGGCCGTAAACCGAACGGCCTTATCACTGTCCTGTTGAAGGAGTTTTGGCCTGGCCTATTCTGCCCGCGGCCAGACAGGGACCCGCAGCAGcgggttttggccacgagctggGCCCACTACGAGGCTTGCAGCAACGCGGAGTACGGGACGACCGCTAAGGCCGTGATCACCAAATTTTGG CAACTCTATAGAGTTCTTGACGAGCACAAGGCCAGAGCCGACGTGGTCTTGCTTGCGGCTGCGAAGAAGAAAGCTCGTCAGTTGCAGTACGAGGTGCGCTGGGTTGCCGTCTCGCAGTACTACCACTACTACCTGCACCAAAAGATGACCAAAACTCAAGCGCAGAAGCTACGACTTACCTTGAGCAAGGAGCAGTTCATGATG GTTGTTCCTCGTTGGTGCTATGGAAGGCATGACGGATGGGCGAGTTTGGTGGATAGGTGGCTCG GCCCGGGCTAA